A region of the Chelmon rostratus isolate fCheRos1 chromosome 1, fCheRos1.pri, whole genome shotgun sequence genome:
CAGGCGTGCAAAACGTGCAGCAGCTCGTCTATGGAAGACTAACAACTAACACGAAGCCTCCGTCTTGCTGCGATTTTGGAATATTTGGGGTCCCAGGAGTGCGCAGCCCACAGTCCTCTCTGCTGGATATGAATGTAAGTTGGCTTTGCGCACCGTCACTGAagcgtctttgtctttttgcgCACATGGAAATGTTTTACTGAATTGCTCAGAGTGTATGTCAGATCATTTAAAGTCGGACTGGCTGTGAGTCTTTGCCATCTGTGTGGAAAGTGAGCTTGTTGAGTGTGATCTGCctgcagaaagaggaaaagtctAAATAATCCCCGCACGGGTCCGTCTCAGTCAGTTATCCGCACGTTCTTCAATGCTCGCAAAGCCGTTTTTAAAACAAGCTTTCcggaattatttttttttaataatcgTCAGATTATTTTAATGATCCTGTTTGCTTCATTTCGCTTAAAATACCACAGTTTAGCAGAATTTCTAGTAGAAAATACGTTTTTATTGTCTATTCTACAGGTCCTTCACTGCTATAATAGCTCCTCAGGTGAAAATAGATAACCTGGTGATCATCAGTTATGAtgctggttttttttttttttgactgacagGATCAGTatcatgacagtgagccagctcTGTTCTGATGTGCAGGTGTGGGCTCTATAATACTAACTGATAACACAGAGGCTCTTCAGTGAACCAGGACACTGAACAAGGTGAACAGAAAtccatctgtttcctgtttgtattTCAAATCACAAGGCAAAAACATAAAGAccatttgtttgtcttgtttctttgtttggGCTCCACAAAACAAATAGAGAAATgaatattgttattataataacACTCTTATGGATTCCATCTGTTAATATATGCATCTTTCCAGTTCCCACGTTGTTCTGATGATtaatagtaaaaaaaatcttgaatatTAACACTGTTACAGTACATTCGCTCTGGGAAAACACGTGTAGAAGTTTATACCATATAAAATGATCTAAAGTACTGCATTCATCATTCCCATGTTGGTCACAGTTTGTTAGCTGCACATTTCcacctcactgagctgcagtatGACTGAGGTTTCCACTTACAGTTTGCATGTTACTTCCTCTTGACGAGCCGCTGCGTTATTCACTCATTcatgtttgtatttctcttGTTACACAAATGCGTTTGGATGATCTGCGCCCACTTCACGGCCCTCGACTCATCCGTCTTGTGCGTTGCTGATTTCCTCTTCTTGCTTCACCCTCAGCGCTGATCTTCGTGGCGGATGAGCAGAATGTTTCTTCCTCTGCGTGCGTCAGAAAATGAACACCGCTCCGTGTGACTCTGCGGGGACCATGTATCACCTGACGGCAGACCACCGACTCAACGGCAGCTGCAACTCTTCCTCGCCCGCGTCCAACTGGACAGCGGGGGCTGGCGCCCTGCAGCTGCCCACGTTCACCACAGCAGCCAAAGTCAGAGTGGTCCTCACCTGCATCCTCTGCGGCATATCGGCCTTTTGCAACCTGGCTGTGCTGTGGGCGGCACGCAGCGATGGGAAGCGTAAATCCCACGTCAGGGTGCTGATCATCAACCTGACGGTGGCTGATCTGCTGGTGACCTTCATCGTGATGCCCGTGGATGCCGTGTGGAACATCACGGTCCAGTGGCTTGCTGGGGACTTTgcctgcaggctgctgatgtTTCTTAAGCTGCAGGCAATGTACTCTTGCGCCTTTGTCACCATGGTGATCAGTCTGGATAGGCAGTCGGCCATCCTCAACCCTCTGGCTATCAATAAGGccagaaagaggaacagagtCATGCTGACTGTGGCGTGGGGCATGAGTGTGGTGCTGTCAGTCCCTCAGGTAAGGTCAGGTGACTGATTGTCATTGAAGAAGGATAGAAATAGCTTTTCATTAAACATGATCTGCCCAAAGACAACATGGCCACTTCCTATGTTCCAATataattctgcattttttttagtaCATGAATATTTTAATGGGATTTACAATTTGTGGCCTTTCCACAAACACTGCTGATTAAAAAGTATGAAATGTGTGGCTGCCAGTCTTAGAAATGACCATTTAATGTGCAGCCTGTGGTGAGAGTGTGAATGTAGATTAGCTTTGTGGGTCATGAGCCACAGGGGTTGGGACCCACTGCTTTAAGAAACCCACTTTCTGACCACAgacacaaaaatgcaaataaagtatttctgtttttttaaatatctatCTCTCTGCATGACTAAGTAGCACTAGAGGTGGGTGACTGACGACGTGACCACCAAACACCATGAGGAGTAGCCATGGATATCATCTCACACAGTATGACTCAAGATTATCGttcctttccctcctcagaTGTTTCTTTTTCACAACGTGACCATCATCCAGCCCGAGGACTTCACTCAGTGCACCACACGTGGAAGCTTCATCACTCACTGGCATGAAACGGCCTACAACATGTTCACCTTTTCCTGCCTGttcctgctgccgctgctcatCATGATCACCTGCTACACCAGGATCTTCTGTGAGATCTCCAAA
Encoded here:
- the LOC121609205 gene encoding gonadotropin-releasing hormone II receptor-like; this encodes MNTAPCDSAGTMYHLTADHRLNGSCNSSSPASNWTAGAGALQLPTFTTAAKVRVVLTCILCGISAFCNLAVLWAARSDGKRKSHVRVLIINLTVADLLVTFIVMPVDAVWNITVQWLAGDFACRLLMFLKLQAMYSCAFVTMVISLDRQSAILNPLAINKARKRNRVMLTVAWGMSVVLSVPQMFLFHNVTIIQPEDFTQCTTRGSFITHWHETAYNMFTFSCLFLLPLLIMITCYTRIFCEISKRLKRDNLPSNEVHLRCSKNNIPRARMRTLKMSIVIVSSFIICWTPYYLLGLWYWFFPDDLEGKVSHSLTHILFIFGLVNACLDPVIYGLFTIHFRKGLRRHHCNAATASDLDNNTVITGSFTCAANSFSLKTEVSPAGQDRFMSCSDGHNKAESTSPRSSFFTAGNDAESDSKQCSPESIV